A single genomic interval of Streptomyces sp. 1222.5 harbors:
- a CDS encoding TetR/AcrR family transcriptional regulator yields the protein MGRVSQAQAQANRQRVVERASQLFREQGTGVSVADLMKAAGLTHGGFYKQFASKEALIDEAVTHAFGELAEFHATTLEEHEGHRVEAQQSLIDGYLSVRHRDNPASGCPVAALAADMARDSGDNGAHRAYAEGVEEFTQWLATDDEDGIARLCTMLGALLLARATKNSPLSGQVLSAARAALSPAPQNHVSDIHC from the coding sequence ATGGGTCGCGTCTCACAGGCGCAGGCACAGGCGAACCGCCAGCGGGTCGTGGAACGGGCCTCGCAGCTGTTCCGCGAGCAGGGCACGGGCGTGAGCGTCGCGGATCTGATGAAGGCGGCCGGCCTTACGCACGGCGGCTTCTATAAGCAGTTCGCCTCCAAGGAGGCACTGATCGACGAGGCGGTCACCCACGCGTTCGGCGAACTGGCCGAATTCCACGCCACCACACTCGAAGAGCACGAGGGTCACCGTGTCGAGGCCCAGCAGTCCCTGATCGACGGGTACCTGTCCGTCCGGCACCGGGACAACCCCGCCTCGGGCTGCCCCGTCGCCGCGCTCGCCGCCGACATGGCCCGGGACAGTGGCGACAACGGAGCGCACCGCGCCTACGCCGAAGGGGTAGAGGAATTCACCCAGTGGCTCGCCACCGACGACGAGGACGGCATCGCCCGGCTGTGCACCATGCTCGGCGCCCTTCTCCTGGCCCGCGCCACCAAGAACTCCCCGCTGTCCGGGCAGGTGCTCTCCGCCGCCCGCGCCGCGCTGTCACCCGCCCCGCAAAACCACGTGTCTGACATCCACTGCTGA
- a CDS encoding zinc-binding dehydrogenase — protein sequence MHAVRLHAFGPAENLTYEEVADPVPGPGQVRVAVAAAGVHLLDAALREGRPGPLPAPPVLPTVPGREVAGTVDALGDGTDATWLGRRVVAHLGTVPGGYAELAVTGADRLHEIPEGLDPAAAVAMIGTGRTALGITGFAEPGPDDVVVVPAAAGGIGTLLVQYAKNAGATVVGLAGGARKTARVRANGADLAVDYTAPGWPAEVRARLAGRPATIVYDGVGGTVAEEAVALLGPGGRHLVFGWSAEGVGTGGGHVVDGLTESVLGPRMLQRAGGLRALELRALDEAARGRLRPAVTRFPLAEAAAAHRALENRRTTGKVVLEP from the coding sequence ATGCACGCCGTCCGTCTCCACGCCTTCGGCCCGGCCGAGAACCTGACCTACGAAGAGGTCGCGGACCCCGTCCCCGGCCCCGGGCAGGTGCGCGTCGCGGTCGCCGCGGCCGGGGTGCACCTGCTGGACGCGGCCCTGCGGGAGGGCCGCCCGGGTCCGCTGCCCGCACCGCCCGTCCTGCCGACCGTGCCCGGCCGCGAGGTCGCGGGCACCGTGGACGCGCTCGGCGACGGCACCGACGCCACCTGGCTGGGCCGGCGGGTGGTGGCCCACCTGGGCACCGTCCCCGGGGGCTACGCGGAACTCGCCGTCACCGGGGCCGACCGCCTCCACGAGATCCCGGAGGGCCTGGACCCCGCCGCCGCCGTGGCCATGATCGGCACCGGGCGTACGGCCCTGGGGATCACGGGGTTCGCGGAACCCGGACCGGACGACGTGGTGGTCGTACCGGCCGCGGCGGGCGGCATCGGCACGCTGCTGGTCCAGTACGCCAAGAACGCCGGGGCGACGGTCGTCGGCCTCGCGGGCGGAGCGCGGAAGACCGCCCGCGTCCGCGCGAACGGCGCCGACCTCGCCGTGGACTACACCGCCCCCGGCTGGCCCGCCGAGGTCCGCGCCCGCCTCGCCGGGCGGCCGGCCACCATCGTCTACGACGGCGTCGGCGGCACGGTCGCGGAAGAGGCCGTCGCCCTGCTCGGCCCCGGCGGCCGGCACCTCGTCTTCGGCTGGTCCGCGGAAGGCGTCGGTACCGGCGGGGGCCATGTCGTCGACGGCCTGACCGAGAGCGTCCTCGGCCCGCGCATGCTCCAGCGGGCGGGCGGCCTGCGCGCGCTCGAACTGCGCGCCCTGGACGAGGCCGCCCGCGGCCGGCTCCGCCCGGCCGTCACCCGGTTCCCGCTCGCCGAGGCCGCCGCCGCGCACCGGGCGCTGGAGAACCGCCGTACGACGGGAAAGGTGGTGCTGGAACCATGA
- a CDS encoding rhomboid-like protein — MRIHRRMSGVWAYVRSAPGTYVWLGVLFITTVTLHHMSPEFEEHFLRQRSTNIHELSRTPVRVLVASAMWIDSGHWIPYAVLYTVFHAPAERWLATPRWLAVCALAHVLATLISEGVLLMAIRDGVAPRSAVNTLDVGVSYALAGVIAVLTYRIPVPWRYAYLAAVLVFFGLPLAAEPSFTDFGHLVAVLIGLSCFPLVRGRRKSTESEGDTGRSDGLASRA, encoded by the coding sequence ATGCGAATTCACCGGCGTATGAGCGGGGTGTGGGCTTACGTCCGCAGTGCTCCCGGCACGTACGTGTGGCTGGGGGTCCTGTTCATCACCACGGTCACGCTGCACCACATGTCGCCGGAGTTCGAGGAGCATTTCCTGCGGCAGCGGTCGACCAACATCCACGAGCTGTCGCGCACCCCCGTGCGGGTGCTGGTGGCGAGCGCGATGTGGATCGACAGCGGGCACTGGATCCCGTACGCGGTGCTGTACACGGTGTTCCACGCGCCGGCCGAACGCTGGCTGGCCACGCCCCGGTGGCTGGCGGTGTGCGCGCTGGCGCACGTGCTGGCGACACTGATCAGCGAAGGAGTGCTGCTGATGGCGATCCGGGACGGCGTGGCTCCGCGCTCGGCCGTCAACACGCTGGATGTCGGGGTGAGTTACGCGCTGGCGGGGGTGATCGCGGTGCTGACGTACCGGATTCCCGTGCCCTGGCGGTACGCGTATCTGGCGGCGGTCCTGGTGTTCTTCGGACTGCCGCTGGCCGCGGAGCCGAGTTTCACGGACTTCGGTCATCTCGTCGCGGTGCTGATCGGGCTGAGCTGCTTTCCGCTGGTCCGGGGGCGGCGGAAAAGCACGGAATCCGAAGGAGACACCGGTCGGTCCGACGGGTTAGCGTCCCGGGCATGA
- a CDS encoding MFS transporter yields the protein MSIGRTGETGDPSATTASGTDPHRWWGLVVIALAQLMVVLDATIVNIALPSAQRALHMSDGNRQWVITAYTLAFGGLLLLGGRIADLAGRKRTFVIGLIGFAAASALGGAATGSGMLFGARALQGAFAAVLAPSALSLLTTTFTDPRERGKAFGIYGALAGSGSAIGFIVGGLLTEYLNWRWCLYVNVPIAVAAVLGASALLHDRPGRTDARLDIPGAVLGCGGLVAIVYGFSEAEPRGWTDPLVLTLFAAGAVLLAAFVWWQSRAPHPLLPLHIIRDRNRAGCFLTMMLAVIGMFGLFLFMTYYLQVILGYSPVKAGLAFLPLTAAIITGSTQISARLLSHVAPRVLMVPGQLLAASGLLLLTRMTVHSSYTGEILPALVLLGLGMGLTFMPVFATATAGVAPRDAGVTSATVNTSQQVGGSIGTALLNTVATTSSAAYITAHLHDPAHRAAVVPEGVVHGYTVAIWWAAGVMLLAGLIAGLMVTAKAPGHGAPAKAPVPESVT from the coding sequence ATGAGTATCGGCCGAACGGGTGAGACCGGAGACCCCTCCGCGACCACGGCGAGCGGAACCGATCCGCACCGGTGGTGGGGCCTCGTCGTCATCGCCCTCGCCCAGCTGATGGTGGTCCTCGACGCGACGATCGTGAACATCGCGCTCCCCTCCGCCCAGCGCGCCCTGCACATGTCCGACGGCAACCGGCAATGGGTCATCACCGCCTACACCCTGGCCTTCGGCGGCCTGCTCCTCCTCGGCGGCCGCATCGCCGACCTCGCCGGACGCAAACGCACCTTCGTCATCGGGCTCATCGGCTTCGCCGCCGCCTCCGCACTCGGCGGCGCCGCCACCGGCTCCGGCATGCTCTTCGGCGCCCGCGCCCTCCAGGGCGCCTTCGCCGCCGTCCTCGCCCCCTCCGCGCTCAGCCTGCTGACCACGACCTTCACCGACCCCCGCGAACGCGGCAAGGCCTTCGGCATCTACGGCGCCCTCGCCGGCAGCGGCTCGGCGATCGGCTTCATCGTCGGCGGCCTGCTCACCGAATACCTCAACTGGCGCTGGTGCCTCTACGTCAACGTGCCCATCGCCGTCGCCGCCGTCCTCGGCGCCTCCGCCCTGCTCCACGACCGCCCCGGCCGCACCGACGCCCGCCTCGACATACCCGGCGCGGTCCTCGGCTGCGGCGGCCTCGTCGCGATCGTCTACGGCTTCAGCGAGGCCGAACCGCGCGGCTGGACCGACCCCCTCGTCCTCACCCTGTTCGCGGCCGGCGCCGTCCTGCTCGCCGCCTTCGTCTGGTGGCAGAGCCGGGCCCCCCACCCCCTCCTGCCGCTGCACATCATCCGCGACCGCAACCGCGCCGGCTGCTTCCTGACGATGATGCTCGCCGTGATCGGCATGTTCGGGCTGTTCCTGTTCATGACCTACTACCTCCAGGTCATCCTCGGCTACTCCCCCGTCAAGGCCGGCCTGGCGTTCCTGCCGCTCACGGCCGCCATCATCACCGGATCCACCCAGATCTCCGCCCGCCTGCTCAGCCACGTGGCCCCGCGCGTGCTGATGGTCCCCGGCCAGCTCCTCGCCGCCTCCGGCCTGCTGCTCCTGACCCGGATGACCGTCCACTCGTCCTACACCGGCGAGATCCTCCCCGCCCTCGTCCTGCTCGGCCTCGGCATGGGCCTGACCTTCATGCCGGTCTTCGCCACGGCCACCGCCGGCGTCGCACCGCGCGACGCCGGAGTCACCTCCGCGACCGTCAACACCTCCCAGCAGGTCGGCGGCTCCATCGGCACCGCCCTGCTGAACACCGTCGCCACCACCAGCAGCGCCGCCTACATCACCGCCCACCTGCACGACCCGGCCCACCGGGCCGCCGTCGTCCCCGAGGGCGTGGTGCACGGCTACACCGTCGCCATCTGGTGGGCGGCCGGCGTGATGCTCCTCGCCGGACTGATCGCGGGCCTGATGGTCACCGCCAAGGCCCCCGGACACGGCGCACCGGCCAAGGCGCCCGTCCCCGAATCGGTGACCTGA
- a CDS encoding FAD-binding oxidoreductase — MSSSASGVVNGGVSFWYADDGLPAVREPLSGDASADVVVVGGGYTGLWTAYYLKKAAPFLRITVLEQKFCGYGASGRNGGWLYNGIAGRDRYARLHGHEAAVRLQRAMNDTVGEVIAVAAAEGVEADVHRGGVLEVATTPAQLARLKEFHEHELSYGEKDRELFGARETAARIRVADAVGSSWTPHGARLHPVKLVKGLASVVEGLGVTIHESTPVTEIRPRHAVTPYGTVRAAYVLRCTEGFTASLKGQRRTWLPMNSSMIATEPLTEEQWAGIGWDGRETLGDMAHAYMYAQRTADGRIALGGRGVPYRFGSRTDNDGRTQAATVEALREILTRFFPSLVGARVEHAWSGVLGVPRDWCATVTLDRSTGLGWAGGYVGSGVATANLAARTLRDLVQQDSGQGGRTELTELPWVNHKVRRWEPEPFRWLGVHGMYATYRAADRRERLHPAVESSRLARFADRVAGRG; from the coding sequence ATGAGCAGCTCGGCAAGCGGTGTCGTCAACGGTGGGGTCTCCTTCTGGTACGCCGACGACGGTCTTCCGGCGGTGCGGGAGCCGCTGTCCGGGGACGCGTCGGCGGACGTGGTCGTCGTGGGCGGCGGGTACACGGGTCTGTGGACCGCGTACTACCTGAAGAAGGCGGCTCCCTTCCTGCGGATCACGGTGCTGGAGCAGAAGTTCTGCGGGTACGGCGCCTCGGGCCGCAACGGCGGCTGGCTGTACAACGGCATCGCGGGCCGTGACCGGTACGCGCGGCTGCACGGCCACGAAGCGGCCGTGCGGTTGCAGAGGGCGATGAACGACACCGTCGGCGAGGTGATCGCGGTCGCCGCCGCGGAGGGCGTCGAGGCGGACGTGCACCGGGGCGGTGTGCTCGAAGTGGCCACGACGCCGGCCCAGTTGGCGCGGCTGAAGGAGTTCCACGAGCACGAGCTGTCGTACGGCGAGAAGGACCGGGAGCTGTTCGGCGCGCGGGAGACGGCGGCACGGATCAGGGTGGCGGACGCGGTCGGCTCGTCGTGGACGCCGCACGGTGCGCGGCTGCATCCGGTGAAGCTGGTGAAGGGGCTCGCGTCCGTCGTGGAGGGGCTCGGGGTGACGATCCACGAGTCGACGCCGGTGACCGAGATACGCCCGCGGCACGCCGTCACCCCGTACGGCACGGTGCGGGCCGCGTATGTGCTGCGCTGCACGGAGGGCTTCACCGCGTCGCTGAAGGGACAGCGGCGGACGTGGCTGCCGATGAACTCGTCGATGATCGCGACCGAGCCGCTGACCGAGGAGCAGTGGGCGGGGATCGGCTGGGACGGGCGGGAGACGCTGGGGGACATGGCGCACGCCTACATGTACGCCCAGCGCACGGCCGACGGGCGGATCGCGCTCGGTGGGCGCGGGGTGCCGTACCGGTTCGGTTCGCGGACGGACAACGACGGGCGCACGCAGGCGGCGACGGTCGAGGCGCTGCGGGAGATCCTGACCCGTTTCTTCCCGTCGCTGGTGGGGGCGCGGGTCGAGCACGCCTGGTCGGGGGTGCTGGGTGTGCCGCGGGACTGGTGCGCCACGGTGACCCTGGACCGCTCGACGGGTCTGGGCTGGGCGGGCGGGTACGTCGGTTCGGGCGTCGCCACGGCGAACCTGGCGGCCCGTACCCTGCGCGACCTGGTGCAGCAGGACTCCGGGCAGGGTGGCCGTACGGAGCTGACGGAGCTGCCGTGGGTGAACCACAAGGTGCGCCGGTGGGAGCCGGAGCCGTTCCGCTGGCTCGGGGTGCACGGCATGTACGCCACGTACCGCGCCGCCGACCGGCGGGAGCGGCTGCACCCGGCGGTGGAGTCGTCGCGGCTCGCGAGGTTCGCGGACCGGGTGGCGGGCCGAGGCTGA